Within Schumannella luteola, the genomic segment CTCATCGCCCCGAAGGCCCCCGGCCACACGGTGCGTCGCGAGTACGTCGCCGGCCGCGGCATCCCGGACATCATCGCCGTCGAGAACGACGCCTCGGGCCAGGCCTGGGACCTCGCGCTCTCCTACGCGAAGGGCATCGGCGGCACCCGCGCCGGCGTCATCAAGACGACCTTCACCGAGGAGACCGAGTCGGACCTCTTCGGCGAGCAGGCCGTCCTCTGCGGCGGCACCTCGCAGCTGATCCAGTACGGCTTCGAGACCCTCGTCGAGGCCGGCTACCAGCCGGAGATCGCCTACTTCGAGGTGCTGCACGAGCTCAAGCTCATCGTCGACCTCATCTGGGAGGGCGGCATCGCCAAGCAGCGCTGGTCGGTCAGCGACACGGCCGAGTTCGGCGACTACGTCTCGGGCCCGCGCGTCATCGACCCGTCGGTCAAGGAGAACATGAAGGCCGTTCTCGCCGACATCCAGTCGGGCGCGTTCGCGAAGCGCTTCATCGACGACCAGGACAACGGCGCCGTCGAGTTCCTCGCGCTGCGCGAGAAGGCCGCCGCGCACCCGATCGAGAGCACCGGCAAGGAGCTGCGCGCGCTGTTCGCGTGGAAGCAGACCGACACCGACTACGTCGAGGGCTCGGCCGCGCGCTGATCTCTCGCGGCTCCCGTCGCACGCACGTCCCGGAGGGCGGTCCCGCAGCAGCGGGGCCGCCCTCCGGCGTTCCCGGCGCGTTCCCGGCGCGGGTCGGGGCGAGCGGGGGCGTTCCGATGCGGGTCGGCTCAGCGTTGCGGCGCTGGGCATGCGCGGTTCACCCGACACGGGGGTGGATGAGGCGAGCCGTTCATCTGCGATGTCGAACCTGGCCGCGTGCTCAGGCTCGTCCTCGCCACTCTGACCGCCACGATCATCCTTCTCGGGGGTGTGGCCGCCGGGGGACCGGCGAGCGACCCCGCGAGCGCCGCGGAACGCGCTGCGCCGGGCGCGGCGAGTGCCGCCGCATCCGTCGCACCGAGTGCCGCGAGCACGCCGGGCGCCGTGGACGGCGCCGGCTCCGCGAACAGCGGCGCCGCCCCGAGCGCGGCCGGCTCGGCGAGCGCCGCCGGCGAGGACACCTCCGAAGGACCCGAGCCGGGAGCCGGCTCCCGCGGCGTCGTCAACGCCCCGACGACGAGCGTGCTCATCAACGAGCTGAGCAACGGCTCCTCGCGCTCACGCAGCGACGGCTTCGTCGAGCTGCGCAACTGGGGCTCGGATGCGGTCCAGCTCGACGGCTGGAAGGTCTACCGCTGCAGTTCGGGCGGTCTGCGCGCGAACGACAACGACGTCGAGGCCGATCTCATCGGCCAGACGCTCGCGCCCGGGCAGCTGCTCACGATCAGCAAGATCGGCATGCCGGGTGCTCTGCACACGATGCAGCCCTACGCCTCCACCGGCTTCGGCATCTGGCTCGAAGACCCGCAGGGCCGCGTCGCCGACCGCGTCGGCGTCTACCCGAATCAGCCCTGGATGACGGCGAGCGAGTGCACGCCGTCGACCGGCTCGGCGCGCAACCTGCCGAACTCGCTCGACATCTCGACCGACCAGAGCTGGCAGCGCCGCGCGATCACGGGCGACAGCGAGCTCGACTGGGTGGCCGCGCCGGCCACGATCGACGCGCCCAACGCGACCGCCGCCCCGGCGCGCGACGACTCCGGCGTCGTCATCTCCGAGTTCGCGACCGCCGGCAAGAAGGGCAGCGCCGACGACTTCGTCGAGCTGCGCAACGACGGGTCGGCGCCCGTCGACATCGGCGGCTGGCAGCTGCTGCGCTGCACCGCCTCGGGCCGGCTCGATCACGGCAACCTGCAGACCACGATCGCCGCCGGCACCGAGCTCGCGCCGGGCGCGCGCTGGCTCGCGGCCGGGACGGGCTTCGCGGGCGACGCGGATGCGCGCTACGAGACGGGATTCGCCGACGCCGGCTCGGGCGCCCTGCTGCGCACGAAGGCCGGTCTGCTCGCCGACCGCGTCGCCGTGAGCCAGTACGGCGACAGCGCCTGCCAGGAGGGCGACGCGAAGCTGCCGGCGATCCTGGATGCGGTGGCCGACGAGTCGTGGCAGCGGGCCGAGCCGGGGTCGAGCGCAGCCGCCAGCGCCGATGCGGGCGACGCTGCGGCAGCCGCATCCACCCCCGGCTGGATCATCGCCCCGCGCACCCCCGGCGCCGCGAACGCGACGCGGGAGTCGAGCGTGTTCCGCACGGCGTTCGCCTACCCCGCGAAGGCGGAGCGCGGCGTCGCGATCAGCGAGATCGCGAACGACCCGGGCGCTCCGGTGCTGCCGGCGAAGCTGACGCAGCGCAACTTCATCGAGATCGCCAACTACGGCGAGCGCACGATCGACGTCGGCGGCTGGACGCTGCGCCGCTGCATGGCCGATGGCCTCCGCGCGCCCGCCGTGCAGACGACGATCCCGGCGGGCACGAAGCTGAAGCCTGGCGCGACCTGGACCGTGGCGCGCGCCGGCACGACCGACGCGCGCGGCGCGCAGGCGAGCTACGACACGACCCTGAGCTTCCTCGGCACCGGCGTCTGGCTGGCCGATGAGCGCGGCGAGCGGGTCGACAGTGTCGGCGTCTACGGCCGCAACGAGCTCGACTCGAGCATCGACACGGTCAGCCCCTGCTCGAAGGGGCTGACGCTCACGACCTATCTGGTCGACCGGATGCGCGGCCAGAGCTTCCAGCGCGTCGCCTTCACGGGGTCGGACGCCGACGACTTCCGCGCCGCCGAGGCGACCCCCGGTCAGCGCGCGAAGCTCGACGAGGACTACCGCGCCGAGACCGAGGCGCGCGCGGGCGACACGGCGACGGGCTCGGCCCCCGCGGCGGAAGCCGACACGACGGCGAGTACGGCGCCGACCGGAGTCGGCGCAGCGAAGACCGATGCCGCGAAGGCCGATGCCGCGAAGACCGGCGCCGCATCCACCGCCAAGCCCCTGGCGGGCACCGCCGCGACGGTGCTGCGCGCCTGGTCGGGCGCGAGCCAGAACGGCCGGCTCACCGCCGCGCACGCCGACGGCGAGACGCCGCTCGACCCGGCGTCGATCGGCGCGACCTCGCCCGCCGACGGCAGCGCACCCGGGGCATCCCCCGAGGCCGTCGATCACGCCTACGGCTACCCATACCAGCGCTTCGAGCTGGATGCGACGGGCCTGAAGACCGGCAGCCGCATCGGCTGGGCGGGCGCGACGACGGGCCGCAACGAGCTGCAGCTCTCGGTCTGGACCGGCTCGGAGTGGCGTCGCCTCGCCGCCGGCACCGACCCGACCGCATCCGGCGCCCCGATCGCGCTGAGCGGCGCGCTGAAGGCCGGCGAGATCCGCGACGGCAAGGTCATCGCCCTCGTGCAGGACGGCCCGCGCACGAAGGCCACGATCGACGGCGGGATCGACGGCCGGCTCGAGAACCCCGACGACTACGACCTCGCGATCTCGCACGTCACCGACACGCAGTACCTCAGCGACGCCTACCCCGAGGTCTACGCCGAGGAGCTGAGCTGGATCGCCGACAACGCCGCGAGCCGCAAGATCGCCTTCGCGACCCACACCGGCGACCTCGTGCAGAACTGGGTCGACCCCGACCAGAGCGACGTGCGGGCGCGCGCCGAGTTCGCGCGGGCGTCGAGCATCCAGGGCATCCTCGACCGCGCCGGCGTGCCCAACAGCGTGCTGCCGGGCAACCACGACTCGAAGCGCGGCATCGACTACACGCTCTTCGACGAGTTCTTCGGCCCCGACCGCTACGCCGCGCAGCCCTGGTACGGCGGATCCATCGCGCCGGGCGACAACGCCGCCAACTACTCGCTGATCAGCGCCGGCGGCGCCGACTTCCTCATGCTGTCGCTGCCCTACGCCTACGGCGAGCGCGAGATCGACTGGGCCGAGCGGGTCGTGGCCGCGCATCCCGACCGCAACGTCGTCGTCTCGACGCACGAGCACCTCAGCCCGAAGCTGCGGGATGCGCCCGCGCAGCGGTCGAGCTCGTCGCGCTGGGTGTCGCGCGCCGATGAGCTGTGGGATCGCGTGGTCGCGCCGAACCGCAACGTGATCGCGGTGCTGTCGGGGCACTTCCACGGCATCGGCCAGATCACGACCGAGGATGCGGGCGGTCTGCCGGGTCACGACGTGGTCGAGCTGCTGGCCGACTACCAGGAGTTCCGCACGCACACGGGTCAGCGCGCGACCGGATTCCAGCGCCTGCTGCAGCTCGACCTCGCCTCGGGCACGATCGCGGTCGACACCTTCTCGACCCAGCTGAAGGCCACGGCGTCGTACCCCTACGACTACGAGCAGTTCCTCGCCGACAACGGCAGCGACGCCTCGCCGTCGAACGACCGCCCGTGGAACGTGATCGCCGCCGGCACGCAGGACCGCTACGGCGACGCGGATGACGAGTTCACCGCGCACGTGACCTTCCAGTACGCGAAGCGGGTCGCCACGACGGGGCTCACGACGGCGGGCCCTGCGAAGCCCTCGACGCGCGACCTGGCCCTGCTGCCGACGACCCGTCCCGGCCGCAGCTGACCGCATCCGCCCTCGTCCCGGCGTTCTCCGCGAGAGTACGCACTTTGCGCCTGCCGAGGGTGTCCTGAGCGCGCAATCCGCGTACTCTCGCGGAGCCAGGCCGGCGAGGTCAGTAGCGGGGCACGGCCGGGTCGACCGTGAGCGACCACGACTCGATGCCGCCCGTGAGGTGCCGAGCGGCGAAGCCCTGGCGGCGCAGGATCGTGAGCGCCTCATCCGAGCGGATGCCGTGGTGGCAGTAGACGACGAGCGGCTTCGCCGGATCGAGCTCGCCCATCCGCAGCGTCAGCTCGCCGAAGGGGATCAGCAGCGATCCGGGGATGCGCGCGATCTCGGCCTCGGCCGGCTCGCGCACGTCGAGCAGCACGGGGCGCTCCTCGACCAGCCCGAGGCTCTCGGGCGCGAGCAGCTGCGCCAGTTCGACCGCCGAGACGCCGAGATCGTCGGGATGCTCGACCGGCGCCGTGACCTCCTCGATCGAGCCCGGCCGCACCTGCTCGGCGCGGCTGAGCAGCATCCGCTCGCCGACCGTGCCGGTGCGGTCGAGCAGCACGAGCAGCCCGGCCGTGCCGCGGTCGCGCAGCAGCGTCAGCGCGAACTCGGAGGCGAGGGCCGCCGTCGCGGTGACGAGGGCGAGGGAGGGCTCGCCCGGCCGACGGCGCGCGCCGGATGCCGGCTCGCCGTCGGCCGCGTGCTCGGGGTGCGCATCGCGGTAATCGAGCTCGATCTCGTCCCAGCCGCTGCCGATCTCGCCGCCCTCGGCATCCGCGGTCGCCCACACCATGGGGATGCTCACGACGGCCGCGCCGTCGTTGCTGGCGTAGCGGGTCGCCGGGTCGTCGCTCGCGTCGATCACGAGATCGGCGTCGAGCAGCAGATCGAAGGTGCTGCCGGCGGCCAGCCGGGTCGGGCGGGCGCGCACGACGGTCTGCGGATGCGTGGTCGCCACCGTCGCGGCGATCGCCCCGGCGACGGTCTCGGCCCGCCAGGTCTCGCCGTCGCGGGCGTCGTCGACGATCTCGATCGTGCCGACGCCGGAGGCGGCGAGCGTCGTCGCCACACGCGAGCCGATCGCGCCGGCGCCGACCACGGTCACGGAGGCGGAGGAGAGACGCTCCCGCACCGACCGCTCCGATTCCATCCCTCGATCCTGGCACCGCGCGCCGTGCGCCGCATCCGTGAGGCTCCACCTGAACCTCCGCCCGCGCGTGTCGCGGCGACCCGTCGCCGATCACCGGGCGCCGCCGCCCCGTCGTCGTGCCCTGCCGCCGCGCCCGGGCGCATCCGCGGGTCGCGTACAGCCGCGGGCACGGCATGATGGAGGGCGTGAGCAGATCAGCGGTGCACTTCGGTGCCGGCAACATCGGCCGCGGCTTCGTGGCCCAGTTCCTGCACGAGAGCGGATACGAGGTCGTCTTCGCCGACGTCAACGAGGAGCTCATCGGCGCGCTGCAGGCGCAGCCGAGCTACCTCGTGCACGAGATCGGCGAGGGCGCGGTCGACAAGGTCGTCGACGGCTACCGGGCGCTGAACAGCCGCTCGCAGGAGTCGGATGTGGTGGCCGCGATCGCCGAGGCCGAGGTCGTCACGACCGCGGTGGGCGCCCGCATCCTGCCCTTCGTCGCCCCCGTCATCGCCCAGGGCCTCGCGCTGCGCGACCCCGATGCGGCCCCGCTCGTCGTGATCGCGTGCGAGAACGCGATCGGCGGAACCGACATCCTCGCCGCCGAGGTGCTGAAGCTCAACGCCGAGCCGAACGCGATCTTCGCGAACTGCGCGATCGACCGCATCGTGCCCGAGCAGCACGGCGGCCTCGACGTGACGATCGAGTCGTTCCACGAGTGGGTGGTCGACCGCACGCCGTTCCCCGGCGCGACCCCCGACATCCACGGCGTCACCTGGGTCGACGACCTGCGCCCCTTCATCGAGCGCAAGCTCTTCACCGTCAACACGGCGCACGCCGCCGCCGCCTACCACGGGCTCGACCGGGGCTGGACGCGCATCCGCGAGGCCCTCGCCACCCCCGAGCTGCAGGCCGAGGTGCGCGCGGTGCTCGCCGAGACCAAGGCGCTGCTCGTGGCGAAGCACGGCTTCAGCGACGACGAGCAGCAGGCCTACATCGAGAAGACGCTCAAGCGCATCTCGAACCCCGAGCTGCCCGACACCTGCGAGCGGGTCGGCCGAGGCCCGCTGCGCAAGCTGAGCCGCCACGAGCGCTTCATCGGCCCCGCCGCCGAGCTGGCCGAGCGCGGACTGCCCGCCTGGGATCTGCTCAACGCCGTCGGCGCCGCGCTGCGCTTCGACGTGCCCGAGGACGCGGAGAGCGTCGAGCTGCAGGCGCTGCTCGCGAGCGGCAGACCGGCCGCCGAGCTGGCGCGCGAGATCACCGGGATCGAGCCCGGGCATCCGCTGTTCGACTCGCTCGTCGAGGTCGTGCAGCTGCGCCTGGACCGCTGAGGCATGGCGGAGCGCGACGACAGCAAGCCCGACGAGCCCGACCAGCTCGCTGACGCCGACGACCAGCACGATGAGCTGGACGACGACACGGCCGACGAGGACGACGCCCTCAGCTGGGAGGGCGACGACGAGCTCGGTCGCACGACCTCGCTGACCGACCCGCGCTCGGCGTCGGCGACGCGACGTCCGCGCTCGTCGATCGTCGACGGGCGTCCGCTGCGTGACGTCGAGCTCGACGACGACGCTGAGCGCGCCGCCGCCGCCGCCGACCTCGAAGCCGACCTGGCCGTGGACGGCGAGCGTCCGCGCCGCGACCCCGTCCGCCTGCTCGTCACCGGCGTCTTCGCGGTGGTCTACCTGGCCTTCACGGTGGGCTGGATCCTGGCGGTGCAGGGCATCGTCGGCACGGCCCTCGGCAGCGGATCGACCGGCTGGGTCGACGCGATCGCCCGCATCAGCCAGTTCCTCGCGCTGGTCGCGAGCGCGCTCTGGTTCGTGACCGTCGTGCACCTCACCCGCGACGCGCGCCTGCTCGTGCGCGCCGGCTGGATGCTGCTCGGAACGCCGCTGCTGCTGCCGTGGCCCTACCTGATGGGGAGCCTGCTGTGACCCGCGACGAGAGCGCGAAGCGCGACGGCCGAGCCCGCGACCTCGAGCACTCGGGCGTCGACGACGACCTGCCGGCCGAACTGCGCGATGCGGAGCCCTTCGAGAGCGATCTGGATGGCGACGAGGACGACGAGTACGACGACGTCGAGATCGACGGCACCCTCCGCCGGCAGCGCTTCGGCGTCGCCGACCTGATCGTCGCGATCGTCTTCGCGTTCCTGTTCCTGGTGAGCGGCTACGCCGCGCTCGGCAACCTGGTCGGACTGCCCCGGTACCTGCAGGCGAACGGCTACTCCGACATCCCCTGGGCGACGCTGATCGCCGCCGTCGCGGCTCCGGTCGTGCTCTTCGTGGCGTCGCTGTCCGCCGGCCGCGGTCGCCCCACCTTCGAGCGCGCCCTCATCCTCATCGTCGCCCTCGCGGCGAACGCGGCCCTGGGCTTCTCGCTCGACTGGTTCACCCTGGCGGGCGTGCGCCTCTCCTGACCCGCGGCTGCTCCGGCCGCCGCGGACCTGGCGCCGAGGCCGCTTCGCTCGGGGGTCTCGGGCGTCGGCCTCCCCTCGCGAGAAGTCGATCGATGGGTGGCCAGAGATGCCTCGCTGTGGCGGCGTGTCGCGTGCTGTTTCTGGCCACCCTGGATGTGCGGGAAGCATGGGTGGCCAGAAATGCCTCGCCGCGGCGGCGTGTCGCGTGCAGTTTCTGGCCACCCTCGGCCTGGTTGCACGCGGGCAGACCCGGTGCGCGCCGCTCAGCCGAAGGCGGCGAGCAGCACGAGCGCGCCGAGCACGACCTGGCCGACGAGACGCGGCAGGAACGGGATCGCGGTGCGGCCGAAGCGCTCCGGGTTCGCGGCGGCGTAGGCGTTCGCGGGGAACACCGCGATCAGGAACAGCACGAGCAGCACGCCGACGACCAGGCGCAGGCCCGGCACGAGCAGTCCGATGCCGCCGAGGATCTCGCACAGCCCGGTCAGGACCACCAGCGCGTGCGGCGACGGCCAGCCGGGGCGGCGGAACATCGGCGGGATCATGGCCCGCATCCCCCGGGCGACCGAGGGGACGAAGTGCAGCACGCCCATGCCGACGAAGAGCACGGCGAGCACGACCCGCAGCACGGCGGCGACGACGTCGACGGCGGTCATGCGGCGCGATTCATGGATCGGTCGGCATCGTCCCTCGCGGCGCGGGGTCGCCCCGATCCGCTCCGCGCGTCATCGACCGTGAGCCGGTCGTCGAGCCGCAGCCTCACTCGGGTGTCGCTCGCGATGCCGCCCGTGCGGCCGGAGCCGCGCGCGGCATCCGCTCGCGCTCCGGGCCGGTTCACCGGCATCGCCCACAGCAGCGCCGCCGGCGCCAGCAGCGCGGGGGCGATGACCATGCCGTAGGCGTAGGCGGCGGTCACGATCGAGGCATGCGTCAGGTCGAGCGCCCGCACGGTCCCGGCGGCCGTCGCGACGATCGCCGCCACGCCGCCGAGCGCCACCAGCGCGGTGCCGACGGTGCGGGTCGCGCGACGGGGGAGTCCGGGCGCGACGGCCGGGGCGGCACCGGGCACGAGCGCGCCGATCGCGGCGAGCGACGCCGCCAGCAGAACTCCGCCGAGCACGTCGCTCGGGCGATGCCAGCCGAGGTGCACGAGCTGCACGGCGACGGCGCCGAGCAGCAGGGCGCTCGCCGGCGCGAGCACCAGACGCGCCGGCGCCGGGCTCACCAGCAGCAGGGCGAACAGCACCGAGGCGACCGCCACGGCGTGCCCGCTGGGGAAGGTGTTCGCGGCATCCACCGCCAGATTCGGACGCTCGAGCAACAGGTGCTTGAGGGCCTGGCCGAGCACGTTCGCGGCGCCGATCACGGCCACGCCGGCGACTGCCCCGACGACGCGGCGCTGCACCAGGGCGATGCCGGCGACGACCACGCAGGCCACGACGAGGGCCGGGATGCTGACCAGCGCCAGCAGCGCCGACGACTCCGAGTAGGCGGCCAGGTCGAGCACGCCCTGCTCGACGTGCTGCCCGCGCGCGGTCTGCACGGCGAGCACGAACACGATCGCGAGCCCGCCCGCGGCCGCCGCGGCGACCGCGACCTGGCGCACGCGGCGGGCGGCGACGGGGGAGCGGCGGAAGTCGGGCACGCCCCGACGCTACCCACGGCGCATGGACGCGGGCGCAAAGCCGCCCGGCGTGCCCGCGAGCGGCCCGGACGCCGCAGGTTCCGCGCCGCCGCATCCGAGCCACGTGCGACGGCCCGGCGGCGCCCGGTCGCGCGAGGTCACCGGGAACGGAGGCCCTCGGCGCCTGCACTAGGCTGGTCGCGCCCGGACAGCGCGCCTCCGGCCGCAGCGCCTCTGGCCGCTCGACTGCACCATGCGGCATCGCCCACGCGGTGCTCCGCGAGACCGGGCATCCCCCGCCGTCGCACCGAAAGCCGCTACGCCTGTGTCAAAGCCGGTCGTCCTGATCGCCGAACAGCTCTCGCCCGCCACCGTCGACGCCCTCGGGCCCGACTTCGACATCCGCGATGTCGACGGCACCGATCGCCCCGCTCTGCTCTCTGCGCTCGCAGAGGCCGACGCGATCCTCATCCGCTCCGCGACCCAGGTCGACGCCGAGGCGATCGCCGCGGCGCCGCGCCTCAAGGTCGTCGCCCGCGCCGGCGTCGGGCTCGACAACGTCGACATCAAGTCGGCCACGCAAGCCGGTGTCATGGTCGTCAACGCGCCGACCTCGAACATCATCAGCGCCGCCGAGCTCACGGTCGGCCACATCCTCAGCCTCGCCCGCCACATCCCGGCCGCGCACGCGAGCCTCGCCGGCGGCGCCTGGAAGCGCTCGTCGTACACCGGCACCGAGCTCTACGAGAAGACGGTCGGCATCATCGGCCTCGGCCGCATCGGCGCGCTCATCACCGCGCGCCTGCAGGCCTTCGGCGTGAACGTCGTCGCCTACGACCCCTACGTCACCGCGAACCGCGCGCAGCAGCTCGGCGTGACCCTGCTGAGCCTCGACGAGCTGCTCGAGCAGAGCGACTTCATCACGATCCACATGCCGAAGACCCCCGAGACCACGGGGATGATCAGCACCGACCAGCTCGCCAAGATGAAGTCGACGGCCTACATCGTCAACGTCGCCCGCGGCGGCCTGATCGACGAGGCGGCGCTGTTCGAGGCCCTGCAGGCGAACGTGATCGCCGGCGCCGGACTCGACGTCTTCGTCAGCGAGCCCCCGAAGGACTCGCCGCTGCTCGCCCTGCCGAACGTCGTCGTCACGCCGCACCTCGGCGCCTCGACCGACGAGGCGCAGGAGAAGGCCGGCGTCTCGGTCGCCCGCTCCGTGCGCCTCGCGCTCGGCGGCGAGCTCGTGCCGGATGCGGTCAACGTCGCCGGCGGCGTCATCGACCCTTACGTGCGCCCCGGCATCCCGCTGACCGAGAAGCTCGGCCAGGTGTTCTCGGGTCTCGCGGGCAGCGCGATCACGAGCCTGGATGTCGAGATCCGCGGCGAGCTCGTCGACTACGACGTGAGCGTGCTCAAGCTCGCCGCGCTCAAGGGCGTCTTCTCGAACGTCGTCACCGAGCAGGTCAGCTACGTCAACGCGCCGCTGCTCGCCGAGCAGCGCGGCGTCGGAACGCGCCTGCTCACCGACCCCGAGAGCCCCGAGTACCGCAACCTGATCACGCTGCGCGGCACCCTCGCCGACGGCAGCCAGATCTCGGTGTCGGGCACCCTGACCGGCCCGAAGC encodes:
- a CDS encoding mannitol-1-phosphate 5-dehydrogenase; amino-acid sequence: MSRSAVHFGAGNIGRGFVAQFLHESGYEVVFADVNEELIGALQAQPSYLVHEIGEGAVDKVVDGYRALNSRSQESDVVAAIAEAEVVTTAVGARILPFVAPVIAQGLALRDPDAAPLVVIACENAIGGTDILAAEVLKLNAEPNAIFANCAIDRIVPEQHGGLDVTIESFHEWVVDRTPFPGATPDIHGVTWVDDLRPFIERKLFTVNTAHAAAAYHGLDRGWTRIREALATPELQAEVRAVLAETKALLVAKHGFSDDEQQAYIEKTLKRISNPELPDTCERVGRGPLRKLSRHERFIGPAAELAERGLPAWDLLNAVGAALRFDVPEDAESVELQALLASGRPAAELAREITGIEPGHPLFDSLVEVVQLRLDR
- a CDS encoding lamin tail domain-containing protein; amino-acid sequence: MLRLVLATLTATIILLGGVAAGGPASDPASAAERAAPGAASAAASVAPSAASTPGAVDGAGSANSGAAPSAAGSASAAGEDTSEGPEPGAGSRGVVNAPTTSVLINELSNGSSRSRSDGFVELRNWGSDAVQLDGWKVYRCSSGGLRANDNDVEADLIGQTLAPGQLLTISKIGMPGALHTMQPYASTGFGIWLEDPQGRVADRVGVYPNQPWMTASECTPSTGSARNLPNSLDISTDQSWQRRAITGDSELDWVAAPATIDAPNATAAPARDDSGVVISEFATAGKKGSADDFVELRNDGSAPVDIGGWQLLRCTASGRLDHGNLQTTIAAGTELAPGARWLAAGTGFAGDADARYETGFADAGSGALLRTKAGLLADRVAVSQYGDSACQEGDAKLPAILDAVADESWQRAEPGSSAAASADAGDAAAAASTPGWIIAPRTPGAANATRESSVFRTAFAYPAKAERGVAISEIANDPGAPVLPAKLTQRNFIEIANYGERTIDVGGWTLRRCMADGLRAPAVQTTIPAGTKLKPGATWTVARAGTTDARGAQASYDTTLSFLGTGVWLADERGERVDSVGVYGRNELDSSIDTVSPCSKGLTLTTYLVDRMRGQSFQRVAFTGSDADDFRAAEATPGQRAKLDEDYRAETEARAGDTATGSAPAAEADTTASTAPTGVGAAKTDAAKADAAKTGAASTAKPLAGTAATVLRAWSGASQNGRLTAAHADGETPLDPASIGATSPADGSAPGASPEAVDHAYGYPYQRFELDATGLKTGSRIGWAGATTGRNELQLSVWTGSEWRRLAAGTDPTASGAPIALSGALKAGEIRDGKVIALVQDGPRTKATIDGGIDGRLENPDDYDLAISHVTDTQYLSDAYPEVYAEELSWIADNAASRKIAFATHTGDLVQNWVDPDQSDVRARAEFARASSIQGILDRAGVPNSVLPGNHDSKRGIDYTLFDEFFGPDRYAAQPWYGGSIAPGDNAANYSLISAGGADFLMLSLPYAYGEREIDWAERVVAAHPDRNVVVSTHEHLSPKLRDAPAQRSSSSRWVSRADELWDRVVAPNRNVIAVLSGHFHGIGQITTEDAGGLPGHDVVELLADYQEFRTHTGQRATGFQRLLQLDLASGTIAVDTFSTQLKATASYPYDYEQFLADNGSDASPSNDRPWNVIAAGTQDRYGDADDEFTAHVTFQYAKRVATTGLTTAGPAKPSTRDLALLPTTRPGRS
- a CDS encoding DoxX family membrane protein is translated as MTAVDVVAAVLRVVLAVLFVGMGVLHFVPSVARGMRAMIPPMFRRPGWPSPHALVVLTGLCEILGGIGLLVPGLRLVVGVLLVLFLIAVFPANAYAAANPERFGRTAIPFLPRLVGQVVLGALVLLAAFG
- a CDS encoding ThiF family adenylyltransferase yields the protein MESERSVRERLSSASVTVVGAGAIGSRVATTLAASGVGTIEIVDDARDGETWRAETVAGAIAATVATTHPQTVVRARPTRLAAGSTFDLLLDADLVIDASDDPATRYASNDGAAVVSIPMVWATADAEGGEIGSGWDEIELDYRDAHPEHAADGEPASGARRRPGEPSLALVTATAALASEFALTLLRDRGTAGLLVLLDRTGTVGERMLLSRAEQVRPGSIEEVTAPVEHPDDLGVSAVELAQLLAPESLGLVEERPVLLDVREPAEAEIARIPGSLLIPFGELTLRMGELDPAKPLVVYCHHGIRSDEALTILRRQGFAARHLTGGIESWSLTVDPAVPRY
- the serA gene encoding phosphoglycerate dehydrogenase — its product is MSKPVVLIAEQLSPATVDALGPDFDIRDVDGTDRPALLSALAEADAILIRSATQVDAEAIAAAPRLKVVARAGVGLDNVDIKSATQAGVMVVNAPTSNIISAAELTVGHILSLARHIPAAHASLAGGAWKRSSYTGTELYEKTVGIIGLGRIGALITARLQAFGVNVVAYDPYVTANRAQQLGVTLLSLDELLEQSDFITIHMPKTPETTGMISTDQLAKMKSTAYIVNVARGGLIDEAALFEALQANVIAGAGLDVFVSEPPKDSPLLALPNVVVTPHLGASTDEAQEKAGVSVARSVRLALGGELVPDAVNVAGGVIDPYVRPGIPLTEKLGQVFSGLAGSAITSLDVEIRGELVDYDVSVLKLAALKGVFSNVVTEQVSYVNAPLLAEQRGVGTRLLTDPESPEYRNLITLRGTLADGSQISVSGTLTGPKQIEKIVEINGFDVELPVAEHFIVMLYTDRPGIVAVYGREFGEAEINIAGMQIARQSAGGQALSVLTVDSRVPEELLEKVRTAIDASLLREIDIVLD
- a CDS encoding phosphatase PAP2 family protein, which codes for MPDFRRSPVAARRVRQVAVAAAAAGGLAIVFVLAVQTARGQHVEQGVLDLAAYSESSALLALVSIPALVVACVVVAGIALVQRRVVGAVAGVAVIGAANVLGQALKHLLLERPNLAVDAANTFPSGHAVAVASVLFALLLVSPAPARLVLAPASALLLGAVAVQLVHLGWHRPSDVLGGVLLAASLAAIGALVPGAAPAVAPGLPRRATRTVGTALVALGGVAAIVATAAGTVRALDLTHASIVTAAYAYGMVIAPALLAPAALLWAMPVNRPGARADAARGSGRTGGIASDTRVRLRLDDRLTVDDARSGSGRPRAARDDADRSMNRAA
- the ilvC gene encoding ketol-acid reductoisomerase, which codes for MAEIFYDNDADLSIIQGKKVAVVGYGSQGHAHAQNLRDSGVEVKIALKDGSKSAAKAQEEGFEVLNVADATAWADVIMILAPDQHQRSIYTDSVKPNLTEGKALAFAHGFNIRFGYIDAPEGVDVILIAPKAPGHTVRREYVAGRGIPDIIAVENDASGQAWDLALSYAKGIGGTRAGVIKTTFTEETESDLFGEQAVLCGGTSQLIQYGFETLVEAGYQPEIAYFEVLHELKLIVDLIWEGGIAKQRWSVSDTAEFGDYVSGPRVIDPSVKENMKAVLADIQSGAFAKRFIDDQDNGAVEFLALREKAAAHPIESTGKELRALFAWKQTDTDYVEGSAAR